In Fervidobacterium thailandense, a genomic segment contains:
- a CDS encoding radical SAM protein, producing the protein MWSVRETKACIRIDPSATLPVTVTRGCGLNCPHCGGHYLKHMVHVDEMEKYLDTYRSFLISGGMDREGRIPFEPYLDKLRRLKVEHGLSYNFHVGFPKRPPYELDEVADVVSFDFFADPEVLWSIYGLRRTPEDILDAILPLKVIKVPHVTVGIACGVITHEYKALEILSQHFPYVVINVFVPTAGTTFSKCSPPHVDEVAGLFEFARSRFDDVFLGCMHPRGTYRLELQERVLNVATGIVKSIDREYDFSGCCALWFLPRNSSGTRYKSESIKQNL; encoded by the coding sequence ATGTGGAGTGTGAGGGAAACGAAAGCTTGCATCCGTATTGATCCGTCCGCAACACTTCCTGTGACGGTTACGCGCGGTTGCGGACTGAATTGTCCACACTGTGGTGGGCACTATCTAAAGCACATGGTACACGTTGACGAGATGGAAAAGTACCTTGATACGTATCGCTCGTTCTTAATCAGTGGAGGGATGGATCGCGAGGGGAGGATCCCGTTCGAGCCGTACTTGGATAAGCTGAGGCGGTTGAAAGTCGAACACGGGTTGTCGTACAACTTCCACGTGGGATTTCCCAAGCGCCCTCCCTACGAACTCGATGAAGTTGCGGATGTTGTGAGCTTTGATTTTTTTGCCGATCCCGAGGTCCTGTGGTCGATTTACGGGCTTCGGAGAACACCAGAGGACATACTCGATGCCATCTTACCTTTGAAGGTGATCAAAGTCCCACACGTGACCGTGGGAATCGCGTGCGGAGTGATAACGCACGAGTACAAAGCGTTGGAGATTCTTTCGCAGCACTTTCCGTACGTTGTGATAAACGTCTTTGTTCCAACGGCCGGTACGACATTTTCGAAGTGCTCTCCACCACACGTTGACGAGGTCGCTGGACTCTTCGAGTTTGCAAGGTCAAGGTTTGACGACGTCTTTCTGGGCTGCATGCATCCGAGGGGCACGTACAGATTGGAGCTACAGGAACGGGTCTTGAACGTGGCAACTGGGATCGTCAAATCAATCGACCGGGAGTACGACTTTTCCGGCTGTTGTGCGTTGTGGTTTTTACCCCGGAACTCCTCCGGGACAAGGTACAAAAGCGAATCGATTAAGCAGAACTTGTGA
- the pdxT gene encoding pyridoxal 5'-phosphate synthase glutaminase subunit PdxT, with amino-acid sequence MVIGVSGIQGDFREHKMMIEKLGHEVLIVRTPEDLEKIDGLIIPGGESTTMIRIMKRVGLFDALKEKILQGLPVYGTCAGLIVLAKEIENYPQESLGVIDIKVMRNAYGRQVDSFEEYVEIKGFDKPFKAIFIRAPRVDEWGPEVEVLSTFEGHPIMLRQNNVLVTSFHPELTDDTRVHEYFLGMIKK; translated from the coding sequence ATGGTTATCGGCGTATCCGGAATTCAAGGTGATTTCAGGGAACACAAAATGATGATTGAAAAGCTTGGACACGAAGTACTCATCGTCAGAACACCAGAAGACCTCGAAAAAATCGACGGGCTCATCATACCAGGCGGCGAATCCACAACGATGATAAGAATTATGAAACGCGTGGGTCTCTTCGACGCCTTGAAGGAGAAGATCCTTCAAGGTCTGCCTGTTTACGGCACCTGCGCCGGATTGATCGTCCTTGCAAAGGAAATCGAGAACTACCCGCAAGAATCACTCGGCGTAATAGATATAAAGGTAATGCGGAACGCCTACGGTCGGCAGGTTGATAGCTTTGAGGAGTACGTTGAAATCAAAGGCTTCGATAAGCCATTCAAAGCCATTTTCATCCGCGCACCACGGGTTGATGAATGGGGACCAGAAGTCGAAGTTCTATCGACGTTCGAAGGTCATCCAATAATGCTCAGGCAAAACAACGTCCTGGTGACTTCTTTTCACCCGGAATTAACGGACGACACACGTGTCCATGAATACTTCCTCGGTATGATCAAAAAATAG
- a CDS encoding ComEA family DNA-binding protein — translation MASVQEPQRNEKFFLAIFAVLIVIFGIVFQPRLRNNLGWGSMKREETENKQEKSIERKYADSVLDINLATQEELETLPGIGPSKAKAIVEYRKLQPFKRPEDLMNVPGIGPKTYEKLKNRIKVSGVSVEQTNQGGQVVTETTTTKKEEMTSYNQNNTTNYGSQLLNINTATVSELEKLPGIGPTKAAEIIRYRTENGPFKSVDELLNVKGIGPKTLEKIRPLVCAK, via the coding sequence GTGGCAAGTGTACAGGAACCTCAGCGCAACGAAAAATTTTTTCTGGCTATCTTCGCCGTTCTTATCGTCATTTTTGGCATCGTCTTCCAGCCGAGGCTTCGAAACAACCTCGGATGGGGTTCCATGAAAAGAGAAGAGACGGAGAATAAGCAAGAGAAAAGCATCGAACGAAAGTACGCGGACTCGGTACTTGATATAAATCTTGCCACACAAGAAGAGTTGGAAACACTACCGGGCATAGGACCTTCAAAGGCGAAGGCGATCGTGGAGTACCGAAAGTTGCAGCCTTTCAAACGACCAGAAGACCTGATGAACGTTCCCGGCATTGGCCCGAAAACCTACGAAAAGCTCAAGAACAGGATAAAGGTAAGTGGTGTGAGTGTAGAACAGACAAACCAAGGTGGACAGGTTGTAACTGAAACGACAACTACGAAAAAGGAAGAGATGACATCGTACAATCAGAATAACACCACAAATTATGGAAGCCAACTCCTCAACATCAACACCGCCACAGTTTCCGAGCTTGAGAAACTTCCCGGAATCGGACCTACCAAGGCGGCGGAGATAATAAGGTACAGAACCGAAAACGGGCCCTTCAAAAGTGTTGACGAATTACTGAACGTGAAGGGGATAGGTCCGAAGACTTTGGAAAAGATTCGACCACTGGTGTGTGCCAAGTAA
- a CDS encoding M42 family metallopeptidase, with translation MGTLEGLVKKLTEVSSPSGREEEIRRAILEELEGHIDGYRVDKLGNLIVWKNGTSGKKILLDAHMDEIGVVVTNIDDRGFLKIDRVGGVSPYTVFQNRLRFGNVLGIVGIEGETSEELQGNIQKMSFEKLFVDIGARSREEAEKLCPIGTFGTFDSYFYSFGDFMVSKSMDDRIGCAVIVEVFKKLSNPKHTVFGVFAVQEEVGLIGAHVAGYDIEPDVAIAIDVTGVGDTPKGLKRVPMALGKGTCLKVKDAYSISNRRILEKFKELAEKHNIPHQMEVLIYGGTDAAGYQATKSGIPSATLSIPTRYIHTPSEMVDKRDVEATIELTVKYCEEGLG, from the coding sequence GTGGGGACGCTTGAGGGACTTGTAAAAAAACTCACCGAAGTTAGCAGTCCGAGTGGTAGGGAGGAAGAAATCAGGCGGGCAATCCTCGAGGAACTCGAAGGTCACATAGACGGCTACAGGGTCGATAAGCTGGGGAACCTCATCGTTTGGAAAAATGGAACGAGTGGAAAGAAAATCCTCCTCGATGCACACATGGATGAAATCGGTGTCGTTGTCACGAACATCGACGATCGTGGATTTTTGAAGATAGATAGGGTCGGCGGTGTTTCCCCTTACACGGTCTTCCAGAACCGGTTGCGCTTTGGAAACGTTCTTGGAATCGTGGGCATAGAGGGTGAAACGTCGGAAGAACTTCAAGGAAATATCCAAAAGATGTCGTTTGAGAAACTCTTTGTGGACATCGGTGCCAGAAGCAGGGAAGAGGCGGAAAAGCTGTGCCCCATCGGCACGTTTGGGACGTTCGATAGCTACTTTTACAGCTTCGGTGACTTTATGGTAAGCAAATCGATGGACGACAGGATCGGTTGCGCCGTTATCGTCGAGGTCTTTAAGAAGTTGTCGAATCCGAAGCATACCGTCTTCGGAGTGTTCGCAGTTCAAGAGGAAGTCGGGCTCATCGGTGCGCACGTCGCCGGTTACGATATCGAGCCGGATGTGGCGATCGCCATCGACGTGACAGGTGTTGGGGACACACCGAAAGGTCTCAAACGCGTACCGATGGCTCTCGGAAAAGGCACGTGTTTAAAGGTAAAAGATGCCTACTCCATCAGTAACAGGAGGATTCTTGAAAAGTTCAAGGAGCTTGCGGAGAAGCACAATATCCCACATCAAATGGAAGTGCTTATCTACGGTGGGACGGACGCGGCCGGTTACCAAGCGACCAAGTCCGGAATTCCGAGTGCAACGCTTTCGATCCCGACAAGGTACATCCACACTCCAAGCGAGATGGTCGACAAAAGGGATGTCGAGGCGACGATTGAACTGACGGTGAAGTACTGCGAGGAAGGACTGGGGTAG
- a CDS encoding radical SAM protein, whose translation MGLDVLRECTLCPRMCRVDRTKQVGVCTVGYLPKLSNIVLHKGEEPPISGETGAAAVFFTGCQMKCIYCQNMGFSQRGVGFEITLEELACAFLKSQQAGAKTLDLVTPTPHVPWIIQALEIARERGFSLPVVYNTSSYERIETLRALEGYVDIYLADIRYTDDRFGQIYSKVPDYWTVAQEAVKEMYRQVGPFDEERMKGLIIRILVLPNNVSGHERALEFIAELDNRIPVALMSQYIPHFGARNDPLIGRKITKEEYESALDKLIELGLDGWMQLDEKERLTTLPIDWRTPCGV comes from the coding sequence ATGGGACTCGATGTTCTCAGAGAATGCACTCTCTGTCCGCGTATGTGTAGGGTTGACAGGACCAAGCAAGTTGGTGTATGTACTGTCGGTTATCTCCCGAAGTTATCGAACATTGTGCTACACAAAGGTGAGGAACCACCCATATCCGGTGAAACTGGAGCCGCGGCTGTGTTCTTCACCGGGTGCCAAATGAAATGCATCTACTGTCAAAACATGGGCTTTTCGCAAAGGGGTGTTGGGTTCGAGATTACGCTTGAAGAACTTGCGTGTGCGTTTTTGAAGTCCCAGCAAGCCGGTGCGAAGACGCTGGATCTGGTTACCCCGACACCGCACGTGCCTTGGATAATTCAAGCACTCGAGATTGCGAGGGAACGTGGTTTTTCCCTACCGGTTGTTTACAATACATCAAGTTACGAGCGAATCGAAACACTGCGCGCACTCGAAGGCTACGTTGATATATATCTGGCCGATATAAGGTACACCGACGATCGTTTCGGTCAAATCTACTCCAAGGTACCAGATTATTGGACGGTTGCCCAAGAGGCTGTGAAGGAAATGTACCGGCAAGTGGGACCGTTTGACGAGGAGCGGATGAAAGGATTGATAATCAGGATCCTCGTGTTACCCAACAACGTGAGTGGACACGAAAGGGCTTTAGAGTTCATAGCTGAGCTTGACAATAGAATTCCCGTTGCGTTGATGTCCCAGTACATACCGCACTTTGGTGCGCGTAATGATCCTCTCATAGGGCGTAAGATAACGAAAGAAGAATACGAGAGCGCACTTGATAAACTGATCGAGCTTGGACTCGACGGTTGGATGCAGCTTGACGAGAAGGAACGCCTCACAACACTTCCCATCGATTGGAGAACACCATGTGGAGTGTGA
- a CDS encoding HD domain-containing phosphohydrolase: protein MPTFLKKTPKEEHKLEPWKILVVDDEPDVHAVTSVVARDITFLNRPVKVYSAYSGTEAIEILKNVPGIALAIIDVVMETEHAGLEVVRFVREDLRDKRMRLVIRTGQPGYAPPREIILKYDINDYREKAELSGNALYTLIVSKLREYKDYTTLDKQRLLLSKLAFLTSLVMDLKTDEDYVKFVEELFDGIAQILEVDVKIEHRKEHLVNHKAYKRVVWSGLGADTSLEFNLRTGYSSALHFDVTFSAEVEEYFSKILDVFLNDLILEVENNFISRDLTDTLYKIVYIISEVTETRSLETGEHVRRVGEIAKILAQEMGMEDLEVEYLEIAAMLHDVGKVGIPDSILMKPSQLSEEEFEIMKHHTIIGHKILSTVDHPLFNMASTVALYHHENWDGTGYPKGLKGEEIPLCARIVSIIDFYDALRSDRVYRKAYSEEETLKFLHANNGKKFDPRIFDIFMKKYEQIRKLYQ from the coding sequence ATGCCAACGTTCTTGAAGAAGACTCCAAAAGAAGAGCACAAACTCGAACCTTGGAAGATTCTCGTTGTGGACGATGAACCTGACGTTCACGCCGTCACATCGGTTGTTGCACGCGATATAACCTTTTTGAACAGACCAGTAAAAGTGTACAGTGCTTATTCCGGTACCGAGGCAATAGAGATACTGAAAAACGTACCAGGAATAGCTCTGGCAATTATAGATGTGGTGATGGAGACCGAACATGCGGGCCTTGAGGTTGTCCGATTTGTGAGGGAAGACTTGCGCGACAAACGGATGAGATTAGTCATACGCACGGGACAACCTGGGTACGCGCCACCGAGGGAGATAATTTTGAAGTACGACATAAACGACTATCGAGAAAAAGCGGAACTTTCCGGTAACGCATTGTACACACTCATCGTCTCAAAGTTGAGGGAGTACAAAGACTACACGACACTCGACAAGCAACGCCTCCTACTCTCCAAACTTGCATTCCTTACGTCGCTGGTAATGGATCTGAAAACGGACGAGGATTACGTTAAGTTCGTCGAAGAATTGTTCGATGGTATCGCCCAAATCCTGGAGGTAGATGTCAAAATCGAGCACAGAAAGGAGCACTTGGTGAATCACAAGGCCTACAAGCGTGTTGTGTGGAGTGGTTTGGGGGCCGACACTTCGTTGGAATTCAACTTACGCACAGGTTACTCGTCCGCTCTTCATTTCGACGTCACGTTCTCGGCCGAAGTTGAAGAGTACTTCAGCAAGATTCTCGACGTGTTCCTGAACGATCTGATTTTGGAAGTTGAGAACAACTTCATAAGTCGCGATCTGACTGACACGTTGTACAAGATCGTTTACATTATCTCGGAGGTGACCGAGACCAGGTCACTCGAAACGGGTGAGCACGTTCGGAGGGTGGGTGAAATCGCGAAGATCTTGGCGCAGGAGATGGGAATGGAAGACTTGGAGGTTGAATACCTCGAAATCGCCGCGATGCTACACGATGTTGGTAAGGTGGGAATTCCGGATTCCATCCTCATGAAACCCAGCCAGCTCTCGGAGGAAGAGTTCGAGATAATGAAACACCACACGATAATTGGCCACAAGATCCTCTCGACGGTTGACCATCCACTCTTCAACATGGCCAGTACGGTTGCGCTCTACCATCACGAGAATTGGGATGGTACTGGTTATCCGAAAGGTTTGAAAGGTGAGGAAATCCCCCTTTGTGCGCGTATAGTGAGTATCATCGATTTTTACGATGCGCTCAGATCCGACAGGGTGTACAGGAAGGCTTACAGCGAGGAGGAGACGCTTAAGTTCTTACACGCGAACAACGGAAAGAAGTTCGACCCGAGGATATTCGATATCTTCATGAAGAAGTACGAGCAGATACGCAAACTGTACCAGTAA
- a CDS encoding 1-phosphofructokinase family hexose kinase, translating into MIFTLTMNPCLDRYIYVDELVVDDTIRAKKVVDYPAGKGIDVSRVIRELGGVSIAIALVGGDTGRKLEEMLDREGVIYTSIRVPQETRMNVILETNKGQYRISMPGEKISAKKLQVVLEVLNALVRERDTVVVSGSLPKGVAAEFYTGIIFSLKQWGATVYFDADGDKLKAGLIGQPDYIKPNLHEFQRLTGKHVTHEDEIISEAKKIIEHFELKGILLTLGGKGAYLITADKVLYTKSIEVKVKSAVGAGDSFLAGFVLKKEEGLSDEEALRWANAAGTAAVLTPGTRLCRRADVERLLEKIEVVRIL; encoded by the coding sequence ATGATATTCACCCTAACGATGAACCCATGCTTGGATAGGTACATCTACGTGGACGAGCTCGTTGTGGACGACACGATCCGGGCAAAGAAGGTCGTGGATTACCCAGCTGGGAAAGGAATCGACGTCTCGCGAGTCATTCGCGAGCTGGGTGGTGTTTCAATTGCCATCGCACTCGTTGGTGGAGACACGGGCAGGAAACTTGAGGAGATGCTCGACAGGGAAGGGGTCATCTACACCTCGATACGCGTACCTCAGGAAACGCGAATGAACGTGATCCTTGAAACGAATAAAGGGCAGTACAGGATAAGCATGCCAGGTGAAAAAATCAGCGCGAAAAAGTTACAAGTTGTCCTCGAAGTGCTCAACGCGTTGGTAAGGGAGAGGGATACGGTCGTTGTTTCCGGAAGCCTTCCAAAAGGTGTTGCCGCCGAGTTCTACACTGGCATCATTTTTTCACTCAAACAGTGGGGTGCCACCGTTTATTTCGATGCGGACGGTGATAAGCTGAAGGCCGGGCTCATCGGCCAACCGGATTATATCAAACCGAACCTACACGAGTTTCAAAGACTTACAGGCAAGCACGTGACTCACGAAGATGAGATAATCTCCGAAGCCAAAAAAATCATCGAGCATTTCGAGTTGAAAGGGATACTGCTAACTCTCGGTGGTAAGGGAGCGTATTTGATAACTGCTGACAAGGTGTTGTACACCAAATCAATCGAGGTAAAGGTGAAGAGTGCCGTCGGTGCGGGTGACTCCTTCTTAGCAGGGTTCGTGCTGAAAAAAGAAGAAGGGTTATCGGATGAGGAGGCTTTAAGATGGGCCAACGCGGCGGGCACAGCCGCCGTGTTGACCCCGGGTACTCGTCTGTGTAGGCGTGCGGATGTTGAAAGATTGCTCGAAAAGATTGAGGTTGTCCGAATTTTGTAA
- the pdxS gene encoding pyridoxal 5'-phosphate synthase lyase subunit PdxS, with amino-acid sequence MEKGTWEIKKGFAEMFKGGVIMDVTTAEQAKIAEEAGAVAVMALERVPADIRKAGGVARMASISKIKEIMEAVSIPVMAKVRIGHIAEARILEALGVDFIDESEVLTPADDKYHINKHEFKVPFVCGARNLGEALRRIAEGAAMIRTKGEAGTGNVVEAVKHMRTMMSEIRKVQNMPYEEIVSYAKEIGAPVELVLQVKELGRLPVVNFAAGGIATPADAALMMMLGADGVFVGSGIFKSKDPMKMARAIVMAVTYWNDPEMLLKISEDIGEPMEGLDIESLEVKLQERGW; translated from the coding sequence GGAGATTAAAAAAGGTTTTGCCGAAATGTTCAAAGGTGGCGTCATCATGGACGTTACGACCGCCGAACAGGCAAAGATAGCTGAAGAGGCCGGTGCGGTTGCCGTTATGGCCCTTGAACGTGTGCCGGCGGACATCAGAAAAGCCGGAGGAGTTGCCCGAATGGCCAGCATTTCCAAAATAAAGGAGATCATGGAAGCCGTTTCCATCCCGGTGATGGCGAAAGTTAGGATTGGACACATCGCCGAAGCGAGAATCTTGGAAGCCCTTGGTGTGGACTTCATCGATGAATCCGAGGTTCTCACGCCAGCGGATGATAAGTACCATATAAACAAGCACGAGTTCAAAGTTCCGTTCGTGTGCGGTGCACGAAACTTGGGTGAGGCTCTCAGAAGGATCGCCGAAGGTGCCGCGATGATAAGAACAAAAGGCGAAGCCGGTACCGGTAACGTCGTTGAGGCGGTAAAGCACATGAGAACGATGATGTCTGAGATCCGAAAAGTACAGAACATGCCGTACGAGGAGATAGTTAGCTACGCGAAGGAGATTGGTGCGCCAGTTGAGCTTGTCTTGCAAGTCAAGGAACTTGGGAGACTTCCAGTTGTGAACTTCGCGGCTGGCGGTATTGCAACACCTGCGGATGCGGCACTGATGATGATGCTCGGTGCGGACGGGGTGTTCGTTGGAAGCGGTATTTTTAAGTCCAAGGATCCGATGAAGATGGCCAGGGCGATCGTGATGGCAGTCACGTACTGGAACGATCCGGAAATGCTCCTGAAGATTTCCGAGGATATAGGTGAGCCGATGGAGGGACTTGACATAGAATCGCTCGAGGTCAAGCTCCAGGAAAGAGGATGGTGA
- the rlmN gene encoding 23S rRNA (adenine(2503)-C(2))-methyltransferase RlmN, which yields MKRNLLNYQYEELVEQFGILGLERYRVDQVYDWVFKKKVFDFSAMTNLSKEHRRLLSENFDVLIPKLLDMQVSAIDKTTKFLWELSDGKTIESVLLFHPDRVTACISTQVGCPVKCVFCATGQSGYDRNLSAGEIVAQVLAMELHRKVNIGNIVFMGMGEPLLNYEEVVKSVRILHNPKGKGISMRRITISTVGIPEKIVQLAHDLPEVKLAISLHAPTNYKRDQLVPLNKKYSVEEIIHAVKEYQRITKNRVTFEYVLIREFNDFADDAEKLAELLRGIGAYVNLIPINPVQSTGSIILERPQHWALERFKEILEKHNVECEIRREKGTDIDAACGQLRRRHLLNAGKVERKV from the coding sequence GTGAAGAGAAACTTACTGAACTACCAATACGAGGAACTCGTCGAGCAATTCGGAATTCTGGGACTTGAAAGGTATCGTGTGGATCAGGTGTACGATTGGGTGTTTAAAAAAAAGGTTTTCGACTTCTCGGCTATGACGAACCTTTCGAAGGAGCATCGAAGGTTACTTTCCGAAAACTTCGATGTGTTGATTCCAAAACTACTTGATATGCAGGTCTCGGCTATCGACAAAACCACGAAGTTTCTCTGGGAACTTTCGGATGGAAAAACTATAGAATCTGTACTGCTCTTCCACCCCGACCGGGTAACCGCGTGCATTTCAACGCAAGTTGGTTGTCCTGTGAAATGCGTATTCTGCGCCACCGGTCAAAGTGGCTACGACAGGAATCTGTCAGCTGGTGAGATCGTTGCCCAAGTACTCGCCATGGAGTTGCACCGCAAGGTCAACATCGGGAACATCGTGTTCATGGGCATGGGAGAGCCACTGCTCAATTACGAAGAAGTCGTTAAGAGTGTCAGGATACTCCACAATCCGAAGGGAAAAGGTATCAGTATGCGCAGGATCACTATCTCGACAGTTGGGATACCGGAAAAGATAGTTCAGCTTGCGCACGATCTACCCGAGGTTAAGCTCGCAATTTCCTTGCACGCTCCGACGAACTATAAACGTGATCAGCTCGTCCCGTTGAACAAGAAGTACAGTGTTGAGGAGATCATCCACGCGGTGAAGGAGTACCAGCGCATCACAAAGAACAGGGTTACTTTCGAGTACGTCTTGATACGCGAATTCAACGATTTTGCTGACGATGCCGAAAAGCTCGCGGAACTTCTGAGGGGAATCGGTGCTTACGTTAACCTGATTCCGATAAATCCGGTACAGAGTACCGGTTCCATCATCTTGGAGAGACCGCAACACTGGGCGTTGGAGAGGTTCAAGGAGATTCTTGAGAAACACAATGTGGAATGTGAAATCAGACGTGAAAAGGGTACCGACATCGATGCGGCATGTGGTCAGCTAAGAAGAAGACATCTGTTGAACGCTGGAAAAGTGGAACGAAAGGTTTGA